From the Paenibacillus sp. FSL H8-0548 genome, one window contains:
- the nth gene encoding endonuclease III, with amino-acid sequence MIAKQKMRHVLDIIAGMFPDAHCELIHSNPFELTIAVLLSAQCTDETVNKVTVGLFEKYKRPEDYLSVPLEELEQDIRRIGLFRSKASNIQKLCRIVIDKYDGEVPDSHEGLTELPGVGRKTANVVMSNAFGVPAIAVDTHVDRVSKRLGFAKPDDSVLEVEKKLMKLVPRDEWTLTHHRLIFFGRYHCKAQNPQCPICPLLDLCKEGKQRMKPGFKTKNKSIQPKLAKKG; translated from the coding sequence ATGATCGCGAAACAAAAAATGCGTCATGTGCTGGATATTATAGCGGGTATGTTTCCAGATGCGCACTGTGAACTGATCCATAGCAATCCGTTCGAGCTTACGATAGCCGTACTTCTCTCGGCACAATGCACGGATGAAACGGTCAATAAAGTGACAGTCGGCTTATTTGAAAAATATAAGCGGCCTGAAGATTATTTGAGCGTACCGTTAGAGGAGCTGGAGCAGGATATTCGCCGTATCGGTTTGTTTCGCAGCAAGGCTTCGAATATACAAAAGCTATGCCGAATCGTTATAGATAAATATGACGGGGAAGTACCTGACAGCCATGAAGGACTAACTGAGCTGCCAGGAGTAGGGCGCAAGACGGCTAATGTCGTGATGTCGAACGCATTTGGCGTGCCGGCCATAGCAGTCGATACTCATGTGGATCGTGTATCCAAGCGGTTAGGGTTTGCAAAGCCAGATGATTCGGTGCTTGAGGTGGAGAAGAAGCTGATGAAGCTTGTTCCGAGGGATGAGTGGACATTAACTCACCACAGACTGATCTTTTTCGGCCGCTATCATTGCAAAGCACAAAATCCGCAATGTCCGATATGTCCGCTGCTTGATTTGTGCAAAGAAGGAAAACAGCGTATGAAGCCGGGGTTTAAAACAAAAAATAAGTCTATACAACCTAAATTAGCCAAAAAAGGATGA
- a CDS encoding NAD/NADP transhydrogenase alpha subunit — protein sequence MNCISVYTNNFELFSDIYEQVLESPPEEHEDLLVEGITVSGSGEVPDQYIERMRSKPEVVVMRDKERNIMILQHGNVFEICMPSEEEQVV from the coding sequence ATGAACTGTATTTCCGTTTACACGAACAATTTTGAGCTTTTCTCAGATATTTACGAGCAGGTGCTTGAGTCTCCACCTGAGGAGCATGAGGATCTTCTAGTGGAAGGAATTACGGTCAGCGGATCTGGCGAAGTGCCTGATCAGTACATCGAGCGTATGCGCTCTAAGCCTGAAGTTGTCGTTATGAGAGATAAAGAACGTAATATTATGATTTTGCAGCACGGCAACGTATTTGAAATTTGCATGCCGTCTGAAGAAGAGCAAGTCGTTTAA